In Macrobrachium rosenbergii isolate ZJJX-2024 chromosome 48, ASM4041242v1, whole genome shotgun sequence, one DNA window encodes the following:
- the LOC136831739 gene encoding pro-resilin-like: protein MHAKVLVVVLGLAALVAADSRETYSYAAPRASSGSEESFESGEVKYNFNWAVSDDSSSNEFGHQEARDGDDTQGSYYVQLPDGRLQKVAFHVDGDDGYVAEVTYSGEAQFPDSDESFESREAPRRFYGAPDSNESK, encoded by the exons ATGCACGCTAAG gtcCTCGTTGTTGTTCTGGGCTTGGCTGCCCTTGTTGCCGCCGATAGTAGGGAGACCTATTCTTATGCTGCTCCCAGA GCCTCATCCGGCTCCGAGGAATCCTTCGAATCCGGCGAGGTCAAGTACAACTTCAACTGGGCCGTGAGCGACGACTCCTCCAGCAACGAATTCGGACACCAGGAGGCCCGCGACGGAGACGACACCcagggatcctactacgtccAGCTCCCCGACGGTCGCCTGCAGAAGGTGGCCTTCCACGTCGATGGCGACGACGGATACGTCGCTGAGGTCACCTACTCCGGTGAGGCTCAGTTCCCCGACTCCGACGAGTCCTTCGAGTCCCGTGAGGCTCCCAGGAGGTTCTACGGTGCCCCTGACTCTAATGAGTCTAAGTAA
- the LOC136831740 gene encoding pro-resilin-like translates to MFVLALATSVAAESRERYSYAAPRASSGSEESFESSEVRYSFNWAVSDDSSSNEFGHQESRDGDDTQGSYYVQLPDGRLQKVSFHVDGDDGYVAEVSYEGEAQFPDSDESSGSREAPSRFYGAPGSNESK, encoded by the exons ATGTTCGTTTTGGCACTGGCCACATCAGTAGCTGCTGAAAGCAGGGAAAGATATTCCTATGCAGCTCCTAGA GCTTCCTCAGGCTCCGAGGAATCCTTCGAGTCCTCCGAGGTCAGGTACAGCTTCAACTGGGCCGTGAGCGACGACTCCTCCAGCAACGAATTCGGACACCAGGAATCCCGCGACGGAGACGACACCcagggatcctactacgtccAGCTCCCCGACGGGCGCCTGCAGAAGGTGTCCTTCCACGTCGACGGCGACGACGGATACGTGGCCGAGGTGTCCTACGAAGGAGAGGCTCAGTTCCCCGACTCCGACGAGTCCTCCGGGTCCCGTGAGGCTCCAAGCAGGTTCTATGGGGCTCCTGGTTCTAATGAGTCCAAATAA
- the LOC136831741 gene encoding pro-resilin-like: MVSKVILVVLGLAALVAADDSFERYRYAPPRLSSASRESFESFESGEAKYNFNWAVSDDSSSNEFGHQEARDGEDTQGSYYVQLPDGRLQKVSFHVEGDDGYIAEVTYEGEARFPDSDESFESFESREAPRRFYAAPDSNESK, translated from the exons ATGGTGTCTAAG GTCATTTTGGTTGTGTTGGGTTTGGCAGCCCTGGTTGCAGCTGACGACAGCTTCGAAAGATACAGATATGCTCCCCCAAGG CTCTCCTCCGCCTCCCGGGAATCCTTCGAGTCCTTCGAGTCCGGCGAAGCCAAGTACAACTTCAACTGGGCCGTGAGCGACGACTCCTCCAGCAACGAATTCGGACACCAGGAGGCCCGCGACGGTGAGGACACtcagggatcctactacgtccAGCTCCCCGACGGCCGCCTGCAGAAAGTGTCCTTCCACGTCGAAGGTGACGACGGATACATCGCCGAGGTCACCTACGAAGGAGAGGCTCGGTTCCCCGACTCCGACGAATCCTTCGAATCCTTCGAGTCCCGTGAGGCTCCCAGGAGGTTCTATGCTGCTCCTGATTCCAACGAGTCCAAGTAA
- the LOC136831742 gene encoding cuticle protein 7-like has translation MVSKVILVVLGLAALVASDDSFERYRYAAPRLSSASRESFESFESGEAKYNFNWAVSDDSSSNEFGHQEARDGEDTQGSYYVQLPDGRLQKVAFHVDGDDGYVAEVTYEGEARFPDSDESFESREAPRRFYAAPDSNESK, from the exons ATGGTTTCTAAG GTCATTTTGGTTGTGTTGGGTTTGGCAGCTCTAGTTGCTTCCGACGACAGCTTCGAAAGATACAGATATGCTGCCCCAAGA CTCTCCTCCGCCTCCCGGGAATCCTTCGAGTCCTTCGAATCCGGCGAAGCCAAGTACAACTTCAACTGGGCCGTGAGCGACGACTCCTCCAGCAACGAATTCGGACACCAGGAGGCCCGCGACGGTGAGGACACCcagggatcctactacgtccAGCTCCCCGACGGCCGCCTGCAGAAGGTGGCCTTCCACGTCGACGGCGACGACGGATACGTCGCTGAGGTCACCTACGAAGGAGAGGCTCGGTTCCCCGACTCCGACGAATCCTTCGAGTCCCGTGAGGCTCCCAGGAGGTTCTACGCTGCTCCCGACTCCAACGAATCCAAGTAA
- the LOC136831743 gene encoding pro-resilin-like has protein sequence MVSKVILVVLGLAALVAADDSFERYRYAPPRLSSASRESFESFESGEAKYNFNWAVSDDSSSNEFGHQEARDGEDTQGSYYVQLPDGRLQKVAFHVDGDDGYVAEVTYEGEARFPDSDESFESFESREAPRRFYAAPDSNESK, from the exons ATGGTTTCTAAG GTCATTTTGGTTGTGTTGGGTTTGGCTGCCCTGGTTGCAGCTGACGACAGCTTCGAGAGATACAGATATGCTCCTCCAAGG CTCTCCTCCGCCTCCCGGGAATCCTTCGAGTCCTTCGAATCCGGCGAAGCCAAGTACAACTTCAACTGGGCCGTGAGCGACGACTCCTCCAGCAACGAATTCGGACACCAGGAGGCCCGCGACGGTGAGGACACCcagggatcctactacgtccAGCTCCCCGACGGTCGCCTGCAGAAGGTGGCCTTCCACGTCGACGGCGACGACGGATACGTGGCCGAGGTCACCTACGAAGGAGAGGCTCGGTTCCCCGACTCCGACGAATCCTTCGAATCTTTCGAGTCCCGTGAGGCTCCCAGGAGGTTCTACGCTGCTCCCGACTCCAACGAGTCCAAGTAA